The genomic segment CATGCGGTTGACTGCGGCGTGGAAATCCGGCGCGGTATCCAGCATGGTGCCGTCGAGATCAATGATGACCGCCTTGATGCCGGTCAGTGCAATCGAAGCGGTCGTCACAGTATTCATATGTTTGCCAGCTGCGCGCGCATATCGTTGATGACAGCCTTGTAGTCTGGCTTGCCGAAAATGGCCGAACCGGCGACAAAGGTGTCGGCGCCTGCTTTGGCGGCCGCCGCGATATTGTCGATCTTGATGCCGCCATCGACTTCAAGCATGATGTCGCGGCCCGATTCATCAATGCGGCGGCGCGCTTCGGCGATTTTCTTGAGCGCTTCAGGGATGAAAGACTGGCCGCCGAAACCGGGGTTGACCGACATGATCAGGATGATGTCGATCTTGTCCATCACATGGGTCAGGTAATCCAGCGAAGTTGCCGGATTGAACACCAGGCCAGCCTTGCAGCCGTGATCGCGGATCAGTTGTAGCGAACGGTCGATGTGTTCCGAGCCTTCGGGATGAAAGGTGATGATGTTGGCGCCGGCCTTGGCGAAGTCGGGGATGATGCGGTCCACCGGTTTGACCATCAGATGGACGTCGATTGGCACCTGCACGTGCGGGCGGATCGCTTCGCACACCAGCGGGCCGATGGTCAGGTTGGGCACGTAATGATTGTCCATGACGTCGAAGTGGATCATGTCGGCGCCGTCGCGGACAACATTGCGTACTTCTTCACCCAGGCGGGCGAAGTCGGCGGAGAGGATACTTGGAGCGATACGGTAGGTTGGCATGAGGGCTATCCAGGGAAAGGCGCAAAAGATCGCTATTTTACCCTTTAGCCCCGGCTCCGGCGTCCTTGCAGCTTGCGTCTGCGGAGAAATTCGTGTGCAATGGGCCGTTAGCGTTATATATAAGCACCAACCAAGCATCAATCAAGCATCAATCAAGCATCAACCAAGCACCAATCAAGGAAACCAGCATGGCCGCCTATGAATTTACCGTCACTGTCAGAACCCAGTATCTGGAAGAACAATCCCAGCCGGACAGTTCGCACTATGTATTTGCCTATGCGATAACGATCAAGAATACTGGGCAAGTCGCGGCGCAGCTGATTTCGCGCCATTGGGTCATCACCGACGCCAACAATCATGTGGAAGAAGTGCGCGGCCTTGGCGTGGTCGGCCATCAGCCGCTGTTGCAACCGGGAGAGCAGTTCGAATACACCAGCGGCACCTCGATGGCGACACCGCAAGGTTCGATGCTGGGCGAATATTTTTGCGTGGCCGAAGACGGCGAGCAATTTGAAGCCCGCATTCCAGAATTCATCCTATCCCTGCCGCGTACCCTGCACTGACGACGGAACTTATTGGCCCTTTTTGTCGTCTTTCGGCGGTAGCGATTTGCTTGGCGGCTTTTGACCTGGTTTCTGATCCGGCTTACGGCCGGAAAACATGGTCCACCAGACAATGAATGCGAATACAAAGAAGGCGAAGCATGCTTCGAGAGCCACTAACCACATAAAGAATCCTAATGCTATTTAAACGTCTCAGTTTACCCGTTTCTGTTCTTGTTATCGGATTCAGTTTAGCTGCCTGTACTACTACACCGCTGACCACTCCTGGTACTCCGACTGTGCAGGAGCCGCCACGCTCGGGCACCACTCCCGGTTTGCCGTCGGTTGCCCCAGGCGCCAACTTGCGCGCCACCACGTTTGCGACCTTGCCGGGCTGGGGGAATGACGATTTGCGCCAGGTTTTGCCGGCTTTCTTGACCTCCTGCACGACGCAAGCGCGTAAAAGCGACTGGAAAGAGCCTTGCGCCATAGCGGCCGGGTTGGACGGTGGAGATGAGCGAGCCATCCGTACCTTCTTCCAGTCGTTTTTCACACCTTATCAGGTTGTTAATGCCGATGGCAGCGATAACGGCCTGGTTACCGGCTATTACGAACCGCTGTTGAAAGGCTCGCGCAAGCGCGGTGGCTCTTATCAGACGCCGATTTACCGTGCTCCGGACGATCTCATTACAGTTGATCTGGCGAGCATTTACCCGGAATTGAAAGGCTTGCGCCTGCGTGGCCGCCTTGTCGGTAATAAAGTGCTGCCCTATCCAAGTCGCGCCGAGCTGGATAAATCCGGGGTCCTGGCCGGCAAGGAAATCCTCTGGGTGGATGATCCGATCGATGCTTTTTTCCTGCAGGTGCAGGGCTCCGGCCGAGTGCAGATGAATGACGGCAGCAGTATTGTACGCGTTGCCTACGCCGACCAGAACGGTTATCCCTACCGCTCGATCGGCCGCTATCTGGTGGATAAAGGCGAATTGACCTTGGCCCAGGCATCCGCGCAGGGCATCAAAGGCTGGCTGGCGGCCAATCCGGGACGTCAGCAGGAATTGTTGAACGCTAATCCTAGCTATGTCTTTTTTAAGGAAGAGAAAGTGCTGGATCCGAGCAAGGGGCCGAAAGGCGCACAAGGCGTGCCGCTGACGCCGATGCGTTCGATTGCCGTGGATCCACAGTTTGTGCCGCTGGGGACGCCGGTATTCCTGGCGACCACCCAGCCCAATAACAATGCGCCGCTACAGCAGTTGGTGGTGGCGCAGGATACAGGCGGCGCGATCAAAGGCGCGGTGCGTGCCGACTTTTTCTGGGGTTTTGGCAACGAGGCCGGCGATAAGGCTGGCAAGATGAAGCAGCGCGGCATGATGTGGCTGTTGCTGCCGAAGGTGGCTGCGGCACGTTAAGCACCTATATATATAGAGAGAGAGGAAATTGCCGGCGGACTCGATCCTGTTTGAAATCGAGTCCGGCGCTCTCTTTAGCGCAATACCAGTACCGGAATGGTCGAATGCGCCAGTACTCTTTGGGTTTTGCTGCCCAAAAACAGACGGCTCAGACCACTACGGCCATGCGAGGCCATGAAAATTGCGTCGCAATGGTATTTTTCAGCTGCATTGATGATTTCTTCATCCGGATTAAACGCCTGTGCAGTCAGCATTTCGCAGGTTACACCGGCGTTCTTTGCGGCATCGGCGACTTTTTGCACGTTCAGCTTGGCCAATGCCAGCATGTTTTCTTCATAGGTGCCGGGATCGGTCGCCATGCTGCTTTCCGCCATTGGCGAGAACGGGTAGGGTTCGGCGACGGAGAGTGCGTATATCTTGCCGCTGCTAAATTTTGCAAATTCAATCGCTGTATTGACGGCCTTTTCCGATAAATGAGAGCCGTCGGTGGGCACAAGAATGGTTTTGAACATGGCTTGCCTCCTTCTAGTAAAAGGGGTGTCGGTCAAAATCGGGCGATCTTGTCGGTAATATAGTCAGCTTGTACTTATATAGACAGTTGGTAATTTGAAAAATTCCTCGGGCCGGCCGCATTGTTCATTTGCAATGTAGTCATCCTATCCCTTATCTGACTTAGCGGCGCTACAATTGAGCTGATTTAGCATACGTAATCAACTAACTAACATCGAACATAGAGATAGGATCTGTAATGACATACGAAAATATTCTGGTTGAGACGCAGGGCAAAGTCGGTTTGATCCATCTGAACCGTCCTAAAGCCTTGAATGCCCTGAATGACCAGTTGATGACGGAGCTGGGTCAGGCGCTGGTGGCGTTTGATGCGGATCCAGAGATCGGCTGCATCGTCTTGACCGGGAGCGACAAGGCTTTCGCCGCCGGCGCTGATATCGGCGGCATGGCTGAGCTGAGCTATATGGATGTCTTCAAAGGTGACTACATCACCCGTAACTGGGAGCAAATTCGCAGCGTGCGCAAGCCAGTGATTGCGGCCGTGGCAGGTTTTGCGCTGGGTGGCGGTTGTGAGCTGGCCATGATGTGCGACTTCATTATTGCCGCCGACAACGCCAAGTTCGGCCAGCCGGAAATCAAGCTGGGTATTATCCCCGGTGCCGGCGGCACTCAGCGCCTGCCGCGTGCAGTATCGAAGTCGAAGGCCATGGACATGTGCCTGACCGCGCGTATGATGGATGCCGCCGAAGCCGAGCGCGTCGGCCTGGTTTCTCGTGTCGTGCCGCTGGAACGACTGCTGCAGGAAGCGTTGGAAGCGGCAATCGTGATTTCCTCGATGTCGCTGCCTGCGGTAATGATGATCAAGGAATCGGTCAACCGCGCCTATGAAACCACGCTGGCAGAAGGCATCAATTACGAGCGCCGCCTGTTCCACAGCACCTTCGCAACAGAGGATCAAAAGGAAGGCATGCAAGCATTCCTGGGCAAGCGTTTACCTATTTTTAAAAATATTTAACAAAACGCTTGCCACCAACGGGAGGGGTTGCTATAGTTCGCCTCCCGTTGAGAACGACGCGAAAGAAGCGAAGCAGGCAGGTAGTAAAAGGTCTGTTTTGCGGGTGAAGTTTGAGGGGTAAAAGCGGGGAAGAAGTAGGTGTGGTGAGTAAAAAGTTTTTCGGTGGTTAGTAAAAAAGTAGTTGACGAAAAACTTGAAACGCTACATAATCTCATCTCTCTGCTGCTGACAAACAAAACGATTTGTTGGCGACGCGAACCGGGTAGCTGGTGACGCGAAGTAGAAGGTTCTTTAACAATTAACAGTCGATAAGTGTGGGCGTTTAATGGAAGTGCAGCGCTGCTGACGTAAGTCGGTGGCGTATAACTTAAAACATTAAATGTTCACAAAAGAAGAAAATAGGATGCTTCGCAAGAAGTAGCCTGTCAGTATTTTGAGTGAGCGATAGCAGAGATGCTAGGCAGCAATGCCACAAAACAGAGATTGAACTGAAGAGTTTGATCCTGGCTCAGATTGAACGCTGGCGGCATGCCTTACACATGCAAGTCGAACGGTAACAGGGAGCTTGCTCCGCTGACGAGTGGCGAACGGGTGAGTAATATATCGGAACGTACCTTTGAGTGGGGGATAACTAGTCGAAAGATTAGCTAATACCGCATACGATCTACGGATGAAAGCGGGGGCTCGCAAGACCTCGTGCTCATAGAGCGGCCGATATCTGATTAGCTAGTTGGTGAGGTAAAGGCTCACCAAGGCTTCGATCAGTAGCTGGTCTGAGAGGACGACCAGCCACACTGGGACTGAGACACGGCCCAGACTCCTACGGGAGGCAGCAGTGGGGAATTTTGGACAATGGGGGCAACCCTGATCCAGCAATGCCGCGTGAGTGAAGAAGGCCTTCGGGTTGTAAAGCTCTTTTGTCAGGGAAGAAACGGTGAGGGCTAATATCCCTTGCTAATGACGGTACCTGAAGAATAAGCACCGGCTAACTACGTGCCAGCAGCCGCGGTAATACGTAGGGTGCAAGCGTTAATCGGAATTACTGGGCGTAAAGCGTGCGCAGGCGGTTATGTAAGACAGGTGTGAAATCCCCGGGCTTAACCTGGGAATGGCATTTGTGACTGCATAGCTAGAGTGTGTCAGAGGGGGGTAGAATTCCACGTGTAGCAGTGAAATGCGTAGAGATGTGGAGGAATACCGATGGCGAAGGCAGCCCCCTGGGATAACACTGACGCTCATGCACGAAAGCGTGGGGAGCAAACAGGATTAGATACCCTGGTAGTCCACGCCCTAAACGATGTCTACTAGTTGTCGGGTCTTAATTGACTTGGTAACGCAGCTAACGCGTGAAGTAGACCGCCTGGGGAGTACGGTCGCAAGATTAAAACTCAAAGGAATTGACGGGGACCCGCACAAGCGGTGGATGATGTGGATTAATTCGATGCAACGCGAAAAACCTTACCTACCCTTGACATGTACAGAATCCCGAAGAGATTTGGGAGTGTTCGAAAGAAAACTGTAACACAGGTGCTGCATGGCTGTCGTCAGCTCGTGTCGTGAGATGTTGGGTTAAGTCCCGCAACGAGCGCAACCCTTGTCATTAGTTGCTACGAAAGGGCACTCTAATGAGACTGCCGGTGACAAACCGGAGGAAGGTGGGGATGACGTCAAGTCCTCATGGCCCTTATGGGTAGGGCTTCACACGTCATACAATGGTACATACAGAGGGCCGCCAACCCGCGAGGGGGAGCTAATCCCAGAAAGTGTATCGTAGTCCGGATTGTAGTCTGCAACTCGACTACATGAAGTTGGAATCGCTAGTAATCGCGGATCAGCATGTCGCGGTGAATACGTTCCCGGGTCTTGTACACACCGCCCGTCACACCATGGGAGCGGGTTTTACCAGAAGTAGGTAGCCTAACCGTAAGGAGGGCGCTTACCACGGTAGGATTCGTGACTGGGGTGAAGTCGTAACAAGGTAGCCGTATCGGAAGGTGCGGCTGGATCACCTCCTTTCTAGAGTTTGCATGAAAGTTAAGCGTCCACACTTATCGTCTGTTAATAAAGAAGAACAGGTATCGGTCAAGACTGTTGCGTGAGAGCGCAGTAGTTGATGGGTGGCTCGTACTGATCCAAGCGGGTCTGTAGCTCAGTTGGTTAGAGCACCGTGTTGATAACGCGGGGGTCGTTGGTTCGAGCCCAACCAGACCCACCAACAAGTTTCGGGGGTTTAGCTCAGCTGGGAGAGCACCTGCTTTGCAAGCAGGGGGTCGTCGGTTCGATCCCGTCAACCTCCACCAAGTTTCCGGTGGCACGAAGCAAGAAATATCAAACCTAAGTCGGCGCAGAGAGTGCGTTGGGATTTAGGTTTGGTCTTTTTAAGATCAATGGATTTACCGTTCTTTAACAATCTAGAAGAAGTAGTAAAGATTCGTCAGCAGACAAGACATTGTTTGTTGATGGGTATGATTGTATCAAATCAAAAAGTATGTAAAGAGTTCTCAAAAGAGTTGATGGGCGCAAGCTGCATCAACAACTGCGAAAACACTTTGGATACGGCAAACGCTAAACTCATAGAAATACCTCTATAACCGCTTTTTGGCTGTGAACGCAGTCAGAGGCTAACGTTATAGGGACAAGTGAATAAGTGCACATGGTGGATGCCTTGGCGATATCAGGCGATGAAGGACGTAGTAGCTTGCGATAAGCTGCGGGGAGCTAGCAAACAAGCTTTGATCCGCAGATTTCCGAATGGGGAAACCCGGCCCTAGTGGTCATTGCATACTGAATACATAGGTATGCAAAGCGAACGCGGCGAACTGAAACATCTAAGTAGCTGCAGGAAAAGAAATCAACCGAGATTCCCAAAGTAGTGGCGAGCGAAATGGGAACAGCCGCAAGTTTTAGCAGTGGACATAGTAGAACGACTTGGAAACGTCGGCCATAGAGGGTGATAGCCCCTTATACGAAATGATCATTGTGGAACTAAGCTTGCAACAAGTAGGGCGGGACACGTGTAATCCTGTCTGAACATGGGGGGACCATCCTCCAAGGCTAAATACTCGATATCGACCGATAGTGAACCAGTACCGTGAGGGAAAGGCGAAAAGAACCCCGGAAGGGGAGTGAAATAGATCCTGAAACCGTGTGCATACAAACAGTAGGAGCGGACTTGTTCCGTGACTGCGTACCTTTTGTATAATGGGTCAGCGACTTACATTCAGTGGCAAGCTTAACCGTATAGGGAAGGCGTAGAGAAATCGAGTCCGAATAGGGCGTTCAGTCGCTGGGTGTAGACCCGAAACCAAGTGATCTACTCATGGCCAGGATGAAGGTGCGGTAACACGCACTGGAGGTCCGAACCCACTAATGTTGAAAAATTAGGGGATGAGCTGTGGGTAGGGGTGAAAGGCTAAACAAACTTGGAAATAGCTGGTTCTCTCCGAAAACTATTTAGGTAGTGCCTCAAGTATCACCATCGGGGGTAGAGCACTGTTATGGCTAGGGGGTCATCGAGACTTACCAAACCATTGCAAACTCCGAATACCGATGAGTGCGAGCTTGGGAGACAGACGCCGGGTGCTAACGTCCGACGTCAAGAGGGAAACAACCCAGACCGCCAGCTAAGGTCCCAAAGATTGGCTAAGTGGCAAACGAAGTGGGAAGGCTAAAACAGTCAGGAGGTTGGCTTAGAAGCAGCCATCCTTTAAAGAAAGCGTAATAGCTCACTGATCGAGTCGTCCTGCGCGGAAGATGTAACGGGGCTAAGCCAGTCACCGAAGCTGCGGATATCCGTAAGGATATGGTAGGAGAGCGTTCTGTAAGCCTGCGAAGGTGTCTTGTAAAGGATGCTGGAGGTATCAGAAGTGCGAATGCTGACATGAGTAGCGATAATGGGGGTGAAAAGCCCCCACGCCGTAAGCCCAAGGTTTCCTGTTCAACGTTCATCGGAGCAGGGTGAGTCGGCCCCTAAGGCGAGGCAGAGATGCGTAGCTGATGGGAAGCAGGTTAATATTCCTGCACCGTCGTTAGATGCGATGGGGGGACGGATCGCGGAAGGTTGTCCGGGTGTTGGAAGTCCCGGTTTCTGTATCAGAGAAGGCTGTTAGGCAAATCCGGCAGCGTAATTCAAGGGTATGGGACGAGCCAATTTATTGGTGAAGCAATCGGAAGTGGTTCCAAGAAAAGCCTCTAAGCTTCAGTCTAACGAGACCGTACCGCAAACCGACACAGGTGGGCGAGATGAGTATTCTAAGGCGCTTGAGAGAACTCGGGAGAAGGAACTCGGCAAATTTGTACCGTAACTTCGGGATAAGGTACGCCCCGGTAGTTTGACTGGCCTGCGCCAGAAGGACGAAAGGGCTGCAATAAAAAGGTGGCTGCGACTGTTTAATAAAAACACAGCACTCTGCAAACACGAAAGTGGACGTATAGGGTGTGACGCCTGCCCGGTGCTGGAAGATTAAATGATGGGGTGCAAGCTCTTGATTGAAGTC from the Collimonas arenae genome contains:
- the rpe gene encoding ribulose-phosphate 3-epimerase, producing the protein MPTYRIAPSILSADFARLGEEVRNVVRDGADMIHFDVMDNHYVPNLTIGPLVCEAIRPHVQVPIDVHLMVKPVDRIIPDFAKAGANIITFHPEGSEHIDRSLQLIRDHGCKAGLVFNPATSLDYLTHVMDKIDIILIMSVNPGFGGQSFIPEALKKIAEARRRIDESGRDIMLEVDGGIKIDNIAAAAKAGADTFVAGSAIFGKPDYKAVINDMRAQLANI
- the mltA gene encoding murein transglycosylase A; this translates as MLFKRLSLPVSVLVIGFSLAACTTTPLTTPGTPTVQEPPRSGTTPGLPSVAPGANLRATTFATLPGWGNDDLRQVLPAFLTSCTTQARKSDWKEPCAIAAGLDGGDERAIRTFFQSFFTPYQVVNADGSDNGLVTGYYEPLLKGSRKRGGSYQTPIYRAPDDLITVDLASIYPELKGLRLRGRLVGNKVLPYPSRAELDKSGVLAGKEILWVDDPIDAFFLQVQGSGRVQMNDGSSIVRVAYADQNGYPYRSIGRYLVDKGELTLAQASAQGIKGWLAANPGRQQELLNANPSYVFFKEEKVLDPSKGPKGAQGVPLTPMRSIAVDPQFVPLGTPVFLATTQPNNNAPLQQLVVAQDTGGAIKGAVRADFFWGFGNEAGDKAGKMKQRGMMWLLLPKVAAAR
- the apaG gene encoding Co2+/Mg2+ efflux protein ApaG codes for the protein MAAYEFTVTVRTQYLEEQSQPDSSHYVFAYAITIKNTGQVAAQLISRHWVITDANNHVEEVRGLGVVGHQPLLQPGEQFEYTSGTSMATPQGSMLGEYFCVAEDGEQFEARIPEFILSLPRTLH
- a CDS encoding universal stress protein, with translation MFKTILVPTDGSHLSEKAVNTAIEFAKFSSGKIYALSVAEPYPFSPMAESSMATDPGTYEENMLALAKLNVQKVADAAKNAGVTCEMLTAQAFNPDEEIINAAEKYHCDAIFMASHGRSGLSRLFLGSKTQRVLAHSTIPVLVLR
- a CDS encoding enoyl-CoA hydratase, whose protein sequence is MTYENILVETQGKVGLIHLNRPKALNALNDQLMTELGQALVAFDADPEIGCIVLTGSDKAFAAGADIGGMAELSYMDVFKGDYITRNWEQIRSVRKPVIAAVAGFALGGGCELAMMCDFIIAADNAKFGQPEIKLGIIPGAGGTQRLPRAVSKSKAMDMCLTARMMDAAEAERVGLVSRVVPLERLLQEALEAAIVISSMSLPAVMMIKESVNRAYETTLAEGINYERRLFHSTFATEDQKEGMQAFLGKRLPIFKNI